One Epidermidibacterium keratini DNA segment encodes these proteins:
- a CDS encoding pentapeptide repeat-containing protein, which translates to MELAPELSDETITGADLQSERIESVQYARVTFIDVDFTDATVLACTFTDCTFRRCEFAGSTHRNSAYLGCQFTGCGFFAASYDGCKLTGSRIKSSRLRQVKVRSGAWDFMTLHNVTLDGCSLRDVRMTESDLTGLKARGVQLRDVDLTSAVLADADLREADLRGSIVYSIDPAETLLGGAIVTAQQAIVLAANLGLDVRAD; encoded by the coding sequence GTGGAGTTAGCCCCCGAGCTCAGCGACGAGACGATCACCGGTGCTGATCTGCAGTCCGAGCGCATCGAGTCGGTCCAATACGCACGCGTCACCTTCATCGACGTCGACTTCACCGACGCGACGGTGCTTGCTTGCACCTTCACCGACTGCACGTTCCGTCGGTGCGAGTTCGCCGGCTCGACACACCGCAACAGCGCCTACCTCGGCTGCCAGTTCACCGGCTGCGGGTTTTTCGCTGCCTCGTACGACGGATGCAAGCTCACCGGATCTCGCATCAAGTCCAGCAGGCTGCGCCAGGTCAAGGTCCGCAGCGGCGCGTGGGACTTCATGACGCTCCATAACGTCACGTTGGACGGCTGCTCGCTGCGCGACGTCCGGATGACGGAGTCGGACCTGACGGGGCTGAAGGCCCGGGGAGTGCAGCTGCGCGATGTGGATCTGACCTCGGCCGTGCTCGCCGATGCCGATCTGCGAGAGGCCGACCTGCGCGGCAGCATCGTTTATTCGATCGACCCGGCCGAGACCTTGCTTGGTGGCGCGATCGTCACCGCACAACAGGCGATCGTGCTTGCGGCAAACCTAGGCCTCGATGTCCGAGCCGACTAG
- a CDS encoding ferritin, producing MKLPAELEKSFNEQITLEFEASIVYRQLAIAMDLADLPGMAAWLRHQADEEIVHANKFIDHLIDRDNTPKIGAVPAPAVKGGDPLAVFQTAYKHEQRVSESIRDLYRKAEKAGDLDSRPLLNWFLTEQVEEEATVSEIVGRIELIKDDGPGLLRMDEELGSRPMGSTEN from the coding sequence ATGAAACTTCCAGCAGAGCTTGAAAAGTCTTTCAACGAACAGATCACCCTTGAGTTCGAAGCTTCGATCGTCTACCGGCAGCTCGCCATCGCGATGGATCTGGCCGATCTTCCCGGGATGGCCGCGTGGCTGCGCCACCAGGCCGACGAAGAGATCGTGCACGCCAACAAGTTCATCGACCACTTGATCGACCGGGACAACACCCCCAAGATCGGCGCCGTGCCCGCGCCGGCCGTCAAGGGCGGCGACCCGCTCGCGGTCTTCCAGACGGCGTACAAGCACGAGCAGCGGGTCTCGGAGTCGATCCGCGATCTCTACCGCAAGGCAGAGAAGGCCGGTGACCTCGACTCCCGTCCGCTGCTGAACTGGTTCCTGACCGAGCAGGTCGAGGAGGAGGCGACCGTCTCGGAGATCGTCGGCCGCATCGAGCTCATCAAGGATGACGGCCCGGGCCTGCTGCGGATGGACGAGGAGCTCGGCTCGCGCCCGATGGGCTCTACCGAGAACTAA
- a CDS encoding putative glycolipid-binding domain-containing protein: MRRNVIWQGEDNPSRIDTATVDITDTTLTAHGTQRTEAYALAWSLQCDERWITRRMRVSAHGPGWQRALDLTHDGVGHWASSTRGDGADEFADISGDSEYADALDCDLGLCPLTNLMPIRRLGLIEREVPEQTLTMAWIDVPSLQVIPSVQRYASAGPGRVRYESERRDFRSELTVDDEGLVIDYPQLARRVTVDPR; the protein is encoded by the coding sequence ATGCGCCGCAATGTGATCTGGCAGGGCGAGGACAACCCGAGCCGCATCGACACCGCCACCGTCGACATCACCGATACGACGCTCACGGCACACGGGACGCAGCGCACCGAGGCCTACGCCCTCGCGTGGTCGCTGCAGTGCGACGAGCGCTGGATCACCCGAAGGATGCGCGTCAGCGCACACGGACCGGGCTGGCAGCGGGCCTTGGACCTCACTCACGACGGGGTTGGCCACTGGGCGAGCAGCACCCGCGGTGACGGTGCCGACGAGTTCGCGGATATATCTGGCGACTCCGAGTACGCCGATGCACTCGACTGCGACCTCGGTCTCTGCCCGCTCACCAACCTCATGCCGATCCGGCGCCTTGGACTTATCGAGCGCGAGGTCCCCGAGCAGACGCTGACGATGGCGTGGATCGACGTACCGTCGCTGCAGGTCATCCCCTCGGTGCAGCGCTATGCGTCAGCGGGTCCAGGCCGCGTCAGATATGAGAGCGAGCGGCGGGACTTCCGCAGCGAGCTCACCGTCGACGACGAGGGCCTCGTCATCGACTACCCGCAGCTCGCTCGTCGCGTCACCGTCGACCCGCGCTAA